The nucleotide window CGACCATAGACAAAAACTTTCGTCTCTGAATTTTCATGAAAAAAATCAACATTTTCGGTAAAAAATGCCGGATTATTTTTTCGCAGTTGAATTAATCCTTTATAGTATTCTAATAATCCTAAATTTCGTTCATTATTTAATAAACTCCAATCAATTTCAGACGGATGCTCCATTTGCTTGTTCTGAGAATTTCCAAATTCTTCCCCCATCCAAATCATCGGTAAACCGATAGCTGTCATGACTAAAACTGCTCCTAATTTAGCTTTTTTAAAAGCAGCATCATCAAAAATATTACGTTCCCCCAAAGAAATCATCAATCTTTCTTTATCATGATTAGACAAATAATTAATAACATTAGTGACTCCCATATAGCCATCTAGCTTACAATCAATGGCTTTTTTGAGGTCTTCTAAATCAAAACTATCTCCCCAGATAGCCGGAGTAACTAAATAATAGAAACTGTCATGCCAACAGCCATCCATCGGCCCGTCAAAATTAGTAATATTAGGAGTATCGGGAATATGTTCTGCAATATTATAAAAGGGCTTTGAACCAGCCGTTTTTTTAGTTTCTTCAACTATCCAGTGCATAAAATCATAATTAGCCAATTGTCGCGCTGCATCGTAACGAATGCCATCAATATGATATTCTTCAATCCAAAACCGTACTACATCCCCGGCAAAATTCCAAGCGGGTTTAATGTCTAGATTTTCGTCATAATGCTCATAATTGAATTCAGGCCCCCAGGAATTTTGCGGATCTCGTGCTTCATGATGATACCAATAATTATGATCAATTTGCGTTAAAGGACTAGATTGTTCGGAATGATTTAACATCATATCCATAAAAACTCGAATTCCTCGCCCATGACATTCATCAATAAAATGCTTTAATTCTTCGGTTGAACCATAACTAGATTCAGCCGCAAAAAAATAACGAGCAAGATAACCCCAATTATCTTCTCCTGCATATTCTTGAACCGGCATCAATTGTATGGCATTAATTCCTAAATCAGAAAGATAATCTAACTTTTCAATAGCTTGTTGATAGTTTCCCCCTCCAAAAGAAGGAATGTGCATTTCATAAATAACTAATTCATGATTTTGGGGTAATGGTTTATCGTCATGTTGCCAAACATAAGTATCAACAAATTTTTGACCGTCTTTAATACAAATAATTCCATTTTGCTCAGAATTATCAATAACTTTAGTGGCATAAGGATCAACTATATAAACCCATTGATCCGGCTCAAGAAACCAACTTTTAGACCGAACTCGGAACTTATATTCATATTCCCCGTCTTCTAATTTGACTTCGGTTCGGAAATATCCTTTGTCATCTTTTTTCATGGGGATAGGTTGCCACTCAGAAAAAGAACCGATTAAAACTGCTTCTTGGTTATAAGGTGCAAACAGTTGAAAATCAATAGATTTAGACATAATATTTTAGTTAGAATATATTGAGAATTTTTAGGGTTGAGGATCGTAGCTAGTCGGGAGATCAGTGGCCTCAGGATCAGAACGACTCGGTACATGATCCTCTGCGGTAGAGGGTGTAGTTGAACCAGAAGCATTGGGAGTCTCTCCGGCGGCAGCATTACGGGCTTCTTCTTCTGTAATGGCTGGATTTTGATTCGTTTCGGCAGTTCTTGCTCCGGGATTTTGGGCGACATCTTCTGACATGGTTTCCTGATTATGCTTATTCTCTTGAGCCATAATTTTTTCTCCGGTTTGCTCTTTATTGTTCAAGTTATCGAGAACGGTTGAGCGATCCTTCTGTCTAAAGTAGGGTTTTGTTTGATACTCGACTGATGAAAGAGGGATATATTTGTCCGCAGATAAACGCGGATAAACGCGGATGAGACAGTCATCACTAACATGAGTGTAAGGATGATCAATGATGTTGAGTTAAAAGATTTCTCCAACTTGCTAAAATTAGAGTTAAGTTAAGTCTGAAATTAGGGTCAATATGACGATAAAAAATAAATGGCAACCGCCACGTATTCCGCCCCTGGGTAGTCTTCTCCTCATTTTGGCTGGGGTCTCCTTTGTTGCCTATTTATTTTGGCCACGTTCCCAAAGTCTTTCTGATATTCCCATCACCCCTTACAGCACCTTTCTAGAACAGGTGGATGAAGGAGAGGTCAAACAAGTCAAAATAGCCGATAATATTATTCTGTATAAACTCAAACCGCCGATCGCTTCATTACCCGATGACTTAATTCCCAATAATCCTCTACAAAGTTCCCAAAAAGGCAATAACCCCTTTTATTCTTCTCCCAACGCCTCAGAAGAAACAAGCGAAAGTCAACCCGGACAGATATTCGCAACCATTCCTCTCAATGACCCCCAATTACCTCAACTTTTGCGAGAAAAGGGAGTTAGTTTTGAAGCCGCCCCACCTCCTCAAAATGGCTGGTTAATGACTCTTTTAGCTTGGGTTGTTCCTCCTTTAATTTTGGTGGCGGCGATGCAGTATTTTGTTAATCGTAATGATGACACCCGTCAATCCCTTTTATTTAATAAAAATAAAGCCAAGGTTTATGTAGAAGGAGAAACAGAAAAAATTACCTTTGCTAATGTGGCCGGGGCAGAAGAAGCGAAAACCGAGTTAGTGGAAATTGTCGAATTTCTCAAAGATCCTGGGCGTTTTAGCCGGATTGGGGCACGTATCCCCAAAGGAGTGTTATTAGTCGGCCCTCCAGGAACGGGTAAAACCCTCTTAGCTAAAGCCGTAGCCGGAGAAGCCGGAGTCACTTTTTTTAGTATATCAGCCTCGGAATTTATCGAATTATTCGTCGGGACGGGGGCAGCTAGGGTTAGAGATTTATTTAAACAGGCGAAAGAACAAGCCCCTTGTATTATTTTTATTGATGAATTAGATGCCATCGGCAAATCTCGCGCCAGTGGGGGGGCAATGAGTGGGGGAAGTGATGAACGAGAACAAACCCTCAATCAATTATTAACCGAGATGGATGGGTTTAGTGTGGGAGAGGCTACCGTTATTGTTTTAGCCGCCACCAA belongs to Gloeothece citriformis PCC 7424 and includes:
- a CDS encoding alpha-amylase family glycosyl hydrolase — its product is MSKSIDFQLFAPYNQEAVLIGSFSEWQPIPMKKDDKGYFRTEVKLEDGEYEYKFRVRSKSWFLEPDQWVYIVDPYATKVIDNSEQNGIICIKDGQKFVDTYVWQHDDKPLPQNHELVIYEMHIPSFGGGNYQQAIEKLDYLSDLGINAIQLMPVQEYAGEDNWGYLARYFFAAESSYGSTEELKHFIDECHGRGIRVFMDMMLNHSEQSSPLTQIDHNYWYHHEARDPQNSWGPEFNYEHYDENLDIKPAWNFAGDVVRFWIEEYHIDGIRYDAARQLANYDFMHWIVEETKKTAGSKPFYNIAEHIPDTPNITNFDGPMDGCWHDSFYYLVTPAIWGDSFDLEDLKKAIDCKLDGYMGVTNVINYLSNHDKERLMISLGERNIFDDAAFKKAKLGAVLVMTAIGLPMIWMGEEFGNSQNKQMEHPSEIDWSLLNNERNLGLLEYYKGLIQLRKNNPAFFTENVDFFHENSETKVFVYGRWNDEGSRVVVVANFSENYLAGYVVPEFPADGTWHEWTRDYDVEVKDRQLMIDLAEYEAQVFIN
- the ftsH gene encoding ATP-dependent zinc metalloprotease FtsH, with product MTIKNKWQPPRIPPLGSLLLILAGVSFVAYLFWPRSQSLSDIPITPYSTFLEQVDEGEVKQVKIADNIILYKLKPPIASLPDDLIPNNPLQSSQKGNNPFYSSPNASEETSESQPGQIFATIPLNDPQLPQLLREKGVSFEAAPPPQNGWLMTLLAWVVPPLILVAAMQYFVNRNDDTRQSLLFNKNKAKVYVEGETEKITFANVAGAEEAKTELVEIVEFLKDPGRFSRIGARIPKGVLLVGPPGTGKTLLAKAVAGEAGVTFFSISASEFIELFVGTGAARVRDLFKQAKEQAPCIIFIDELDAIGKSRASGGAMSGGSDEREQTLNQLLTEMDGFSVGEATVIVLAATNRPETLDSALLRPGRFDRQVLVDRPDLAGRMAILEVYARKIPLADDVDLKALATQTPGFAGADLANLVNEAALLAARKQQEKVSQADFKEAIERVVAGLEKKSRVLNEQEKRIVAYHEVGHALVGAVMPGGGKVEKISIVPRGMSALGYTLKLPTEDRFLMTDAEFRQQIAMLLGGRAAEAIVFGSVTNGASDDLRRATDIAERMVTTYGMSKILGPLAYDKGASANFLSNGNGSIRRPVSDETAKAIDEEVKQIVEGGYQQALAILTQNRELLERISQQLLQTEVIEGEQLHGLLNQASFVDDSWLDSNSHLSKV